A genomic window from Flavobacteriales bacterium includes:
- a CDS encoding T9SS type A sorting domain-containing protein: MNRLFFLFFCIGQTLIAQEFVNPLMLNTQLPDANSRSSLVISTTLELPFYDDFSDYSVYPKPSHWIDKDVFINKKYAVNPLNLGVATFDGLDSLGKPRNLASETVHGPSDYLTSRPINLSNLSEVYLSFALQSTGIGNEPEANDIFKIECLDTSLVWQTVWDTTGYSLSDFENIKITINNLTFLHNAFQFRFHNEATLSGNFDHWHIDNVLLTDDISLSEDNEDIAFVYETSQMLNFYTSVPWSHFDLNRAAYMAPTMDTWLRNNYSTTQSVDYRYDIYNNQNELIFHYPSTGPSRNDEIPPFLTDNFSYSDDSPAAITVGVSAFPSSSIDLESNTFTIVQSIATDDNDLFKTNDTLRYTQHFKNYYSLDDGSAEASYGINVEGGLVAMLFNISEDDTLKAVQIHFEENFEDSDGLAFSITLWDSDGGVPSDILYQSQIFYPKYTDTKNGFYEYVLENPISVSGSIFVGWEQYYDEIINVGLDRNTINNNRMYYNLGAGWNQSNCADCDGTWMIRPVFGSLTTSSLDEASTVSLDVYPNPANSSVNIEFTKPFTLSIYNLNGELIHNDFSDGSIGIDLLSFSKGIYILEILSNDRKYREKLVVQ; encoded by the coding sequence ATGAATAGATTATTCTTTTTATTCTTCTGTATAGGTCAAACATTAATAGCTCAAGAGTTTGTCAATCCATTGATGTTAAATACCCAATTACCCGATGCCAATTCTAGATCATCTCTAGTGATTAGCACGACCCTTGAATTGCCATTTTATGATGATTTCTCTGATTATTCAGTTTATCCGAAACCCTCTCATTGGATAGATAAGGATGTGTTTATAAACAAAAAATACGCTGTCAATCCACTAAACCTAGGAGTCGCAACTTTTGATGGTCTTGACTCTCTTGGTAAACCTAGAAATTTAGCTTCAGAAACAGTTCATGGTCCATCGGACTATTTAACCTCAAGACCTATCAATTTGTCTAATTTATCTGAGGTATACTTATCTTTTGCTTTGCAATCTACAGGAATTGGTAATGAGCCTGAAGCAAACGATATCTTTAAAATTGAATGCTTAGATACTAGTTTGGTATGGCAAACTGTATGGGATACAACAGGCTATAGCCTTTCCGATTTTGAAAATATTAAGATTACTATTAATAATTTAACATTTCTTCACAATGCTTTTCAATTTAGATTTCATAATGAAGCTACTTTGTCAGGTAATTTTGATCATTGGCATATCGATAATGTTTTATTGACTGATGACATCTCATTAAGTGAAGATAATGAGGATATTGCATTTGTTTATGAAACTTCTCAGATGTTAAATTTTTACACCTCTGTCCCTTGGTCTCATTTTGATTTAAATAGGGCAGCATATATGGCTCCAACAATGGATACTTGGCTTAGGAATAATTATTCTACAACACAAAGTGTCGATTATAGATACGATATATATAATAACCAAAACGAATTAATTTTTCATTATCCGTCTACAGGGCCAAGTAGAAATGATGAGATACCACCTTTTTTAACAGATAACTTCTCTTATTCTGATGATTCTCCAGCTGCAATAACTGTTGGCGTATCGGCTTTCCCTTCTTCTAGTATTGACTTAGAATCAAATACTTTTACTATTGTTCAGTCCATAGCAACAGACGATAACGATTTATTTAAAACGAATGATACTTTACGATATACTCAACATTTTAAAAATTACTACTCATTAGACGATGGGTCTGCTGAGGCTTCGTATGGAATTAATGTTGAGGGAGGACTGGTTGCTATGCTGTTTAATATTTCTGAAGACGATACATTGAAAGCTGTTCAGATTCATTTTGAAGAAAATTTTGAAGATTCTGATGGCTTAGCATTTAGTATTACACTTTGGGATAGTGATGGTGGTGTGCCGTCAGATATTCTATATCAAAGTCAAATATTCTATCCTAAATATACCGACACTAAAAATGGATTTTATGAATATGTTTTAGAAAATCCTATCAGTGTATCGGGCTCTATTTTTGTAGGGTGGGAACAATATTACGATGAGATAATAAATGTTGGATTAGATAGAAATACAATTAATAATAACAGGATGTACTATAATTTAGGTGCGGGTTGGAATCAATCTAATTGTGCTGATTGCGATGGCACTTGGATGATTAGACCAGTATTTGGAAGTTTAACGACCTCTTCATTGGATGAGGCTTCAACAGTTTCACTTGATGTATACCCAAACCCTGCTAATTCATCGGTGAATATAGAATTTACAAAGCCATTTACTCTATCTATATATAATTTAAATGGAGAACTCATTCACAATGATTTTTCTGATGGTAGTATTGGAATTGATTTACTCTCTTTTTCAAAAGGTATTTATATACTCGAAATCTTATCGAATGATAGGAAATATAGAGAAAAGCTAGTCGTACAATGA
- a CDS encoding RluA family pseudouridine synthase, translating into MINEVEDELFEHHRVVADKGQEPLRVDKFLLNRLEGTSRNRIQQAAVDGYIKVNDKSVKSNYKVKPHDIVTVMFNNPPREVELIPQDIPLDIVYEDEDIVILNKEAGMVVHPGFGNYSGTLVNALAFHFKDLPANGGDLTRPGLVHRIDKNTTGLMVIAKNEATMTSLSKQFYDRTIDRRYNALVWGELKEEEGTIDGHIGRSLKNRKVMTVFPEGEYGKHAKTHYKVLERFGYISLVECKLETGRTHQIRVHFQHIKHPLFNDFEYGGDKILKGTTFTKYKQFVENCFRMIPRQSLHAKSLAFTHPRTKEWMKFDSELPEDMKSVIEKWRNYAIHKI; encoded by the coding sequence ATGATAAACGAAGTAGAAGACGAGTTGTTTGAACATCATCGTGTTGTTGCAGATAAGGGTCAAGAGCCACTTAGAGTAGATAAATTTCTCTTAAATCGTCTTGAGGGAACTTCAAGAAACAGAATACAGCAAGCTGCTGTTGATGGCTACATTAAAGTTAACGATAAAAGCGTTAAATCCAACTATAAGGTAAAGCCTCATGATATAGTAACGGTTATGTTTAATAACCCGCCTAGAGAAGTAGAATTAATACCACAAGATATTCCATTAGATATTGTTTATGAAGATGAGGACATTGTGATTTTAAATAAAGAGGCTGGTATGGTTGTGCATCCTGGTTTTGGTAATTATTCAGGTACTTTGGTTAATGCTTTAGCTTTTCACTTCAAAGATTTGCCTGCCAACGGAGGAGATTTAACACGTCCTGGATTAGTACACCGAATAGATAAAAATACAACTGGACTAATGGTTATTGCTAAGAATGAAGCTACTATGACATCATTGTCTAAACAGTTTTATGATAGGACAATTGATAGAAGGTATAATGCTTTAGTTTGGGGAGAATTAAAAGAAGAAGAGGGGACTATTGACGGGCATATCGGAAGAAGTTTAAAAAATAGAAAAGTCATGACCGTTTTTCCTGAGGGTGAATATGGAAAACATGCAAAAACACACTATAAAGTGCTTGAACGATTTGGTTATATAAGTTTAGTAGAATGTAAACTTGAAACTGGGCGAACTCATCAAATTAGAGTGCACTTTCAACACATAAAACACCCTTTGTTTAATGACTTTGAATATGGGGGAGATAAAATTCTTAAAGGAACTACTTTTACAAAGTATAAGCAATTTGTTGAAAATTGCTTTCGTATGATTCCACGTCAATCGTTACATGCTAAAAGTTTAGCTTTTACTCACCCTAGAACAAAAGAATGGATGAAATTTGATTCTGAACTACCTGAGGATATGAAAAGCGTTATTGAGAAGTGGAGGAATTATGCTATTCACAAAATTTAA
- a CDS encoding M43 family zinc metalloprotease, producing MKHKFHTFCILLLLLCISYDAFSQLRCGTMERWNSEVKNNPQLIEKRHSIELEIKQWKKSSSANSFNIPVVFHVIYENESENVSSEQIQSQLDVLNQDFNRTNPDANQTPSEFLNLAADCGINFCLAQRTPNNDTTSGITYTQSDISSFSLYDNRIFHDSLGGKTIWDPSRYLNIYICDLTNALGFASFPGGNVSRDAVVINYSNLGTIDVSPPFNKGRTATHELGHWLNLLHIWGDGNCGNDQVEDTPIQNTENYGCPSHPSPSCSNSGDMFQNYMDYSDDGCMNLFTNGQKDRMHATLNTQRLDLNNSQACSLPFEDVGINQNISPANNQEYCGTEVEIISSLLNFSNSNIYQSEIHFQIDDNETQTLNWNGNLLPNSSVEVNLGTYSLEPGEHTMTIYTSSPNGFRDLNPNNDSLTINFILKDGTDFEFHIQTDNYADENRWEILNSSNEVIAFDNELVSNYLNTFSFCQDMDSCYTLVVYDDYDDGICCDFGNGYIMVNNQVTSGEFSNEAVIDLCTISEIKEDLKNPFSIYPNPSSGILTIESDLNIEDIRVYDLLGKIVLQKSCQARLEKLNLYYLKKGTYLVQISTQNNYIYYKKIILQ from the coding sequence ATGAAGCATAAATTCCATACATTTTGTATTCTTTTACTTTTGTTATGTATTTCATACGATGCTTTTTCCCAGTTAAGATGCGGCACTATGGAAAGGTGGAATTCTGAAGTTAAAAACAATCCCCAGCTTATAGAAAAACGTCATAGTATTGAGCTAGAGATTAAACAATGGAAAAAAAGTTCCTCTGCAAATTCTTTTAATATTCCTGTAGTTTTTCATGTGATATATGAAAACGAAAGTGAAAATGTAAGCTCTGAACAAATTCAAAGCCAACTTGACGTACTCAATCAAGATTTTAATCGCACTAATCCCGATGCAAATCAAACACCATCAGAATTTTTGAATTTAGCTGCTGATTGCGGTATCAATTTCTGCTTAGCACAACGCACTCCCAACAACGACACTACATCAGGCATAACCTATACCCAATCTGATATTAGCTCGTTTTCATTATATGACAATAGAATTTTTCACGACTCTTTGGGAGGTAAAACAATTTGGGACCCTAGCAGATACCTTAATATCTACATTTGTGATTTAACAAATGCACTAGGTTTTGCATCTTTTCCCGGTGGCAATGTAAGTAGAGATGCTGTTGTTATCAATTACTCTAACCTTGGAACAATTGACGTATCACCTCCTTTTAATAAAGGAAGGACTGCTACTCATGAGCTAGGTCATTGGCTAAACTTATTGCACATTTGGGGAGATGGTAATTGCGGAAACGATCAGGTGGAAGACACGCCTATACAAAATACAGAAAATTATGGCTGTCCCTCACACCCTAGTCCATCATGTTCAAATTCTGGCGATATGTTTCAGAATTATATGGACTATTCCGACGACGGCTGTATGAATCTTTTCACCAATGGTCAAAAAGATAGAATGCATGCTACATTAAATACACAAAGATTAGATCTGAATAATTCTCAAGCATGTTCATTACCTTTTGAAGATGTAGGCATCAATCAGAATATATCTCCTGCCAATAATCAAGAGTACTGTGGTACTGAGGTTGAAATTATAAGTTCTCTTTTAAATTTTTCAAACTCCAATATTTATCAGTCTGAAATACATTTTCAAATTGATGATAACGAAACACAAACTCTAAATTGGAACGGCAACCTTCTTCCCAATTCTTCCGTTGAGGTTAATCTAGGAACCTACAGCCTAGAACCTGGTGAACATACTATGACTATATACACCTCCTCGCCCAATGGTTTTCGTGATTTGAACCCTAACAACGATTCATTAACGATAAATTTTATTTTGAAAGATGGTACAGATTTTGAGTTCCATATTCAAACAGATAACTATGCCGATGAAAATAGATGGGAAATACTGAACAGCAGCAATGAAGTTATTGCATTCGATAATGAACTTGTAAGTAATTACCTCAATACATTTAGTTTTTGTCAAGATATGGACAGCTGCTATACACTAGTGGTTTATGACGATTATGACGACGGTATATGTTGTGATTTTGGCAATGGTTATATTATGGTAAATAATCAAGTTACAAGTGGTGAATTTAGCAATGAAGCAGTAATAGACTTGTGCACAATTTCTGAAATTAAAGAAGACCTAAAAAATCCTTTTTCAATTTATCCAAACCCTAGTTCAGGAATTTTAACAATTGAGTCTGATTTAAATATTGAAGACATAAGGGTTTACGATTTATTAGGCAAAATAGTTTTGCAAAAAAGTTGTCAAGCAAGATTAGAAAAGTTAAATTTGTACTATCTTAAAAAAGGAACCTATTTGGTTCAAATAAGCACCCAAAACAACTACATTTATTATAAAAAAATAATTTTACAATGA
- the mqnE gene encoding aminofutalosine synthase MqnE gives MNNRISHILENNSIDSKLKSIAQKVIVGERINPEEGVLLFDADLAFLGSLANYIREKKHQNFTYFNRNIHIEPTNICVFDCKFCSYSKLLKHKTEGWELSEEDILKKMEEYKDQPITEVHIVGGVHPKMGLHYFANLIKKVKEIRPDIHVKAFTAVELEYMCRKAKVSFEEGLRILKENGQDSLPGGGAEIFDEKIRAEICNDKCSSEQWLEIHETAHKLGMPSNATMLYGHIEEPKHLIDHMNRLRELQDKTQGFNTFIPLKFRNGENQMSHIPEVSVIDDLKVYAISRIFMDNFPHLKAYWPMIGRNTAQLSLSYGVNDIDGTIDDTTKIYSMAGAEEQSPSLSTQQLVELIKNVKRHPIERDTVYNTIKDYKDFVFDKQQESKSY, from the coding sequence ATGAATAATAGAATTTCCCACATCCTTGAAAATAACTCCATAGATTCTAAACTTAAGTCAATAGCTCAAAAGGTTATAGTTGGAGAACGAATAAATCCAGAGGAAGGTGTTCTTCTTTTTGATGCCGATTTAGCCTTTTTAGGATCCCTTGCAAACTATATTCGTGAGAAGAAACACCAAAACTTTACTTATTTCAATAGAAATATACACATAGAGCCTACCAACATTTGTGTATTTGACTGTAAATTTTGTTCTTATTCTAAATTATTAAAACACAAAACCGAAGGTTGGGAATTATCAGAAGAGGATATCCTTAAAAAAATGGAGGAATATAAAGACCAACCGATTACAGAAGTTCATATCGTTGGTGGTGTTCACCCAAAAATGGGTTTACATTATTTTGCCAATCTGATTAAAAAAGTCAAAGAAATAAGACCCGATATTCACGTCAAAGCATTTACTGCTGTTGAGCTAGAATACATGTGTAGAAAGGCTAAAGTTAGTTTTGAAGAGGGCTTAAGAATACTTAAAGAGAACGGACAAGACTCTTTGCCTGGTGGTGGTGCTGAAATTTTTGATGAAAAAATAAGAGCCGAAATATGTAATGATAAATGTTCGTCTGAACAATGGTTAGAAATTCATGAAACAGCTCATAAGCTTGGAATGCCATCTAACGCTACTATGCTATACGGACACATAGAAGAGCCAAAGCATCTGATAGATCACATGAATAGATTAAGAGAATTACAAGATAAAACTCAAGGTTTTAACACCTTTATTCCTCTAAAATTTAGAAACGGTGAAAATCAAATGTCACACATTCCAGAAGTTTCGGTCATTGACGATTTAAAAGTATATGCTATCAGTAGAATTTTTATGGATAACTTTCCACATCTGAAAGCATATTGGCCTATGATTGGAAGGAACACAGCTCAATTGAGTCTTTCCTATGGCGTGAATGATATCGATGGAACAATTGATGATACCACTAAGATTTATTCTATGGCAGGCGCTGAAGAACAAAGCCCTAGCCTATCAACTCAACAATTAGTAGAACTTATCAAAAATGTAAAAAGACATCCTATTGAAAGGGATACGGTTTACAATACTATTAAAGACTATAAAGATTTTGTTTTCGACAAACAACAGGAAAGTAAAAGCTATTAA
- a CDS encoding T9SS type A sorting domain-containing protein — MRKSLFIILSILLSSISYAQIKSNGIPVSFTETLSREVPTIEIPAPNSIALEEEDKEDAMKGKPYRYAVLLDCDIDPSKDGLWETMDNGNKIWRLNIRSEGAQALGLYYDAFWIPSNGELYIYNSDKTKLLGAYTNANNHESGVFANEIIEDSEITLEYIQKGEGQPIIHINQVSYAYRSIKTTRDINNFGDSGSCEVNVNCSPEGDDWQDIKRAVCRISLKIGNNNFWCSGSFINNTAEDCKPYILTADHCTYDDDNNVYASQNDMNQWVFYFNYEASECENPSSSPSSNTMTGCSKISNSSATGNISGTSDFHLLELNDTPPYDYGLFAAGWDRTTTPSANGVGIHHPAGDIKKISKYTQSASSSGYDWRVKWTGTENGHGVTEGGSSGSPLLNANKQIVGDLSTGSSYCAFTNGSDFYGKFSYSWNQNGNSSNRQLKPWLDPNNSGVTTLDGKVCGTTLFSNFVASHTHVLTGYATQFSYTGTGSPDTYEWLFYGAGVSPTSSDEESPIVTYSNDGNYTVRLKVTEAGDESSELKSAYILVNSEGSSIGVEEFKQSLNIFPNPSNGIVYISQDNSDLTHVKVYTLLGREIYSGDLYNSLRVDLSTFSNGVYFIELSNGIEIVTERLILNR; from the coding sequence ATGAGAAAGTCTCTTTTTATAATCTTAAGCATTCTATTAAGTTCTATCAGTTATGCACAGATAAAGTCAAATGGTATTCCTGTAAGCTTTACAGAAACTCTTTCTAGAGAAGTGCCTACTATAGAAATCCCTGCGCCAAATTCAATTGCTCTGGAAGAAGAAGATAAGGAAGATGCTATGAAAGGTAAGCCTTATAGATATGCTGTATTATTAGATTGTGATATAGATCCCTCAAAAGATGGTCTTTGGGAAACGATGGATAATGGAAACAAAATATGGAGGCTAAATATTAGGTCTGAAGGTGCTCAAGCATTAGGATTGTATTACGATGCTTTTTGGATACCTTCCAATGGCGAACTTTACATTTATAATTCTGATAAAACCAAACTACTAGGTGCTTACACAAATGCCAACAATCACGAAAGCGGTGTTTTTGCAAATGAAATCATAGAAGATAGTGAAATAACACTAGAATATATCCAAAAAGGTGAAGGTCAGCCTATTATTCATATTAATCAAGTATCCTACGCCTACCGATCGATAAAAACAACTAGAGACATAAACAATTTTGGAGATTCTGGTTCTTGCGAAGTAAACGTTAATTGTTCCCCTGAGGGTGACGATTGGCAAGATATCAAAAGAGCTGTTTGTAGAATAAGTCTTAAAATCGGAAACAATAACTTCTGGTGTAGCGGTTCTTTCATTAACAATACAGCCGAAGATTGTAAGCCTTATATCCTAACTGCCGATCACTGTACCTATGATGATGATAATAATGTTTATGCTAGTCAAAATGACATGAATCAATGGGTATTCTACTTCAACTACGAAGCATCGGAATGCGAAAATCCTAGTAGTAGTCCATCCTCAAATACAATGACTGGTTGTTCTAAAATTTCTAACAGTAGCGCAACAGGAAACATAAGCGGCACATCAGACTTCCACCTATTAGAATTGAATGACACTCCTCCTTACGATTATGGTTTATTTGCAGCTGGTTGGGACAGAACAACTACCCCATCTGCTAATGGTGTAGGTATACACCACCCTGCCGGAGATATCAAAAAAATATCCAAGTACACTCAATCTGCAAGTAGCTCAGGATATGACTGGAGAGTAAAATGGACAGGAACTGAAAATGGTCATGGAGTTACAGAAGGTGGATCATCAGGTAGCCCACTTTTAAATGCTAATAAACAAATCGTAGGCGACCTTTCTACAGGATCTTCTTACTGTGCTTTTACTAATGGCTCTGACTTTTATGGTAAATTTTCGTACAGCTGGAACCAAAATGGAAACTCAAGTAACAGACAACTCAAGCCATGGCTAGACCCCAACAATTCTGGAGTAACTACATTAGATGGTAAAGTTTGTGGCACTACACTATTTTCAAACTTTGTTGCATCACACACCCATGTTCTCACAGGCTATGCAACTCAATTTAGCTATACTGGAACTGGAAGCCCAGACACATATGAATGGTTATTTTATGGTGCAGGAGTAAGCCCAACAAGCTCAGATGAAGAATCACCAATTGTAACTTATAGTAATGATGGTAATTACACTGTTCGCCTAAAAGTCACTGAAGCAGGTGACGAGAGTAGTGAACTAAAATCGGCTTACATCCTTGTAAACTCTGAAGGAAGTAGTATAGGTGTTGAAGAATTCAAACAATCATTAAATATTTTTCCTAATCCCTCAAATGGCATTGTATATATCAGTCAAGATAATTCTGACTTAACACATGTAAAAGTATATACTCTTTTAGGACGTGAAATATATTCTGGCGATTTATATAATTCATTAAGAGTAGACTTATCAACATTTAGCAACGGTGTCTATTTTATAGAACTATCAAACGGAATTGAAATAGTAACAGAAAGACTGATCTTAAATCGATAA
- the aroQ gene encoding type II 3-dehydroquinate dehydratase: MKVIIINGPNLNLLGLREKSIYGEKSFDAYYKELCAKFSSINFSYYQSNVEGEIINFLHENGFEADAIILNAGGYTHTSVAIADAISSVQSPVIEVHISNIYSREEFRKKSLIAPYCKGSICGFGLDSYRLAIESLTSI; encoded by the coding sequence ATGAAAGTTATCATCATTAATGGTCCAAATTTAAACTTATTAGGTTTAAGAGAAAAGAGTATTTATGGAGAAAAGTCTTTTGATGCGTATTATAAAGAACTTTGCGCTAAATTCTCTTCTATTAATTTTAGCTACTACCAGAGCAATGTAGAAGGGGAGATTATCAATTTTCTTCATGAAAATGGCTTTGAGGCAGACGCTATTATTTTAAATGCAGGAGGTTATACCCACACTTCAGTAGCTATTGCTGATGCTATTTCTTCTGTACAGTCTCCTGTTATTGAGGTACATATTTCTAATATTTATTCTAGAGAAGAGTTTCGAAAAAAATCACTTATTGCTCCATATTGTAAGGGTAGTATATGTGGTTTTGGTTTGGATAGCTATCGCTTGGCAATAGAAAGCTTAACTTCTATTTAG
- a CDS encoding PASTA domain-containing protein: MEDNNKSWLSFITTKTFFKNLSLSLGLGVLIVLSVLIVLRFYTRHDNLIELPNFSGLDIKVVDSVLVEKSLRYIVIDSVFNSELAPLSIIDQDPVAGSFVKEDRRIYLTVVAKRKKQVQVPRLVDLSLRRAVSKLKSLELSVGNLSFVPDMAKNAVLKQLVDGKEIESGILVPVGTNVDLVVGNGLSDVMVNLPNLKGLTKEDAEILLQMNSINVGLVLYDSSVKDSSIAVVYRQRPSADENAMINLGRNVDIYLKPPNNTIDE; the protein is encoded by the coding sequence ATGGAAGACAACAATAAGTCCTGGTTATCATTTATAACTACTAAAACATTTTTTAAAAACCTATCCCTTTCTTTAGGTTTAGGTGTTTTAATAGTCTTGTCGGTATTGATTGTTTTAAGGTTTTACACTCGGCACGATAATTTAATCGAGTTGCCCAATTTTAGTGGTTTAGATATTAAAGTTGTTGATAGTGTGTTGGTAGAGAAATCATTGCGTTACATAGTTATTGATTCTGTTTTTAATAGTGAACTTGCTCCGCTGAGTATCATCGATCAAGACCCTGTTGCTGGTTCTTTTGTAAAGGAGGATAGACGTATTTATCTTACTGTAGTAGCCAAACGTAAAAAACAAGTTCAAGTTCCTCGACTTGTTGATTTAAGTTTGAGAAGAGCTGTGTCTAAATTGAAATCTCTTGAATTATCTGTTGGAAATCTGTCTTTTGTACCTGATATGGCAAAGAATGCTGTTTTAAAGCAACTTGTTGATGGTAAAGAAATTGAATCTGGAATATTAGTTCCGGTAGGTACAAATGTAGACTTAGTCGTTGGTAATGGTTTAAGTGATGTTATGGTTAATCTTCCAAACTTAAAAGGCTTAACAAAAGAAGATGCTGAAATATTATTGCAGATGAATTCCATAAATGTGGGCTTAGTTCTTTATGATTCTTCAGTAAAAGATAGTAGTATAGCAGTAGTATATCGACAACGTCCATCTGCAGATGAGAATGCCATGATTAATCTAGGTAGGAATGTTGATATTTATCTTAAACCTCCAAATAACACTATCGATGAATAG
- a CDS encoding D-alanine--D-alanine ligase yields the protein MKNIAVVMGGFSAEKVVSLKSGMVAMKFLDKNRYNTYSVIIDNEGWRLENNGKSYPIDKSDFSVNIDGQKIKFDGVFMAIHGAPGENGVLQHYLDNLNIPYTCSGVKASELSFDKGACNDFLRSCGILCAESIKLEKGEQINCSDIIKKLGLPCFVKPNGNGSSFGISKVKSEDELIPAIEKAFEQDNYILIESLLIGTEVTCGVHNLNQKIDTFPITEIVSENEFFDYEAKYEGKSNEITPARISQQLAQKVSEKTIEIYQLLELDGIARIDYIIMNDEPYMIEANTVPGLSEESIIPQQAKCKGITLSELFNQSVKHMFNGK from the coding sequence ATGAAGAATATTGCAGTTGTGATGGGAGGCTTTTCTGCTGAAAAGGTTGTTTCACTAAAAAGTGGAATGGTAGCTATGAAATTCCTAGATAAGAACAGATACAATACCTATTCTGTAATTATTGACAATGAAGGTTGGAGATTAGAAAACAATGGAAAATCATACCCTATCGATAAATCTGACTTTAGTGTAAATATTGACGGTCAAAAAATAAAATTTGATGGTGTTTTTATGGCTATTCATGGTGCGCCAGGAGAAAATGGTGTTTTGCAACATTACCTTGATAATTTAAATATTCCTTATACCTGCTCAGGTGTAAAGGCATCGGAATTGAGTTTTGATAAAGGCGCCTGTAACGATTTTCTTAGAAGCTGTGGAATTCTATGTGCCGAATCTATAAAACTAGAAAAAGGAGAGCAAATCAATTGTTCAGATATTATTAAAAAGCTAGGTCTTCCATGTTTTGTTAAGCCTAATGGAAACGGAAGTAGTTTTGGAATTAGTAAAGTAAAATCTGAAGATGAACTCATACCAGCTATAGAAAAAGCTTTCGAACAAGATAATTATATACTTATTGAATCCTTACTTATAGGAACTGAGGTCACTTGTGGTGTACACAACCTAAACCAAAAAATAGATACATTTCCTATCACAGAGATTGTTAGTGAGAACGAATTCTTCGATTATGAAGCTAAATACGAAGGAAAATCAAATGAAATTACCCCCGCTCGTATAAGCCAACAGCTAGCTCAAAAAGTTTCAGAAAAAACAATTGAAATTTATCAATTGCTTGAATTGGATGGAATAGCTAGAATAGACTACATCATTATGAATGATGAACCTTATATGATAGAAGCGAATACCGTTCCAGGACTTTCTGAAGAAAGTATTATTCCACAACAGGCTAAGTGTAAAGGCATAACACTATCGGAATTATTTAATCAATCTGTAAAGCATATGTTTAATGGAAAATAA